In a single window of the Osmerus eperlanus chromosome 2, fOsmEpe2.1, whole genome shotgun sequence genome:
- the LOC134039708 gene encoding spidroin-1-like translates to MPGFGDTRLQEEETHAEIAKCVTLSAPGPHAFLLVIPLGRYTQDEARAVHKMAQIFGEGAVCDHTLVLFTHGDDLEGRGIEGYLRKEPQEELRGLVDRCGGRYHVLNNRDPGDVQQVRELLRKVESMVEENEGGFYTNAMFLEAEAAIREEQERMVLAMERGQEEGEEEAKVSKRRKCDLDWEGLRGGVGEGVSGGGVRMRGLERGGSGGEGREERRLERWTEERRGSALSLLSDRAERGWRQFEGRRGGVVSHSRRPSFRSALSRFRREAALSGKVLERVKILVAAGATGMAVGAVFGAAAPLAAAAGAAAMGNTVGFAAGQLAGMSVAGGAGMGKAVGAIVAAAAGKTAVALGAATGGLLGGSVGALAGAEAAGPGEAALDALGQVSLMGAAAVGVAAGVGGAVGAGAALGAALEGATVGVTALNGAGTAAVGAVGVANSTVAQGVGQVAALAGQHAVTTGGSVAAGAIQCAGSGAAGATVGEAVAAGGVMSDAVGTMGATARILTAVAEIGKAAAGMALAGGLVVKVVREKVRSTMDNNHSERRSYEIYWNK, encoded by the coding sequence ATGCCTGGGTTCGGAGACACGcgtctgcaggaggaggagactcaCGCTGAGATAGCCAAATGTGTGACCCTCTCCGCTCCTGGCCCCCACGCCTTCCTCCTGGTCATCCCGTTGGGCCGCTACACCCAGGATGAGGCGCGGGCCGTCCACAAGATGGCGCAGATATTCGGGGAGGGTGCGGTGTGTGACCACACCCTGGTCCTGTTCACCCATGGGGATgatctggaggggagggggatagaggggTACCTGAGGAAAGAACcccaggaggagctgaggggtCTGGTAGACAGGTGTGGGGGGAGGTACCACGTCCTGAACAACAGAGACCCTGGAGATGTCCAGCAGGTCAGGGAGCTGCTGAGGAAGGTGGAGAGCATGGTGGAGGAGAACGAAGGAGGTTTCTACACCAACGCCATGTTCCTGGAGGCAGAGGCGGCCATTAgagaagagcaggagaggaTGGTGTTGGCGatggagagaggccaggaggagggagaggaggaggccaaagTTTCTAAAAGAAGGAAGTGTGATCTCGATTgggaggggctgagaggaggggtaggggagggcgtctcaggaggaggggtgaggatgagaggcctggagaggggagggtctgggggagaggggagggaggagcggaggctggagaggtggacggaggaaaggagagggagtgcCCTCAGCCTCCTGAgtgacagggcagagagggggtggagacagttTGAAGGCAGGCGTGGCGGGGTCGTGAGTCACAGCAGGAGGCCGTCCTTCCGTTCAGCCCTGTCTCGCTTCCGGAGGGAGGCGGCCCTCTCCGGGAAGGTTCTGGAAAGGGTGAAGATCCTGGTGGCGGCCGGGGCCACGGGCATGGCGGTGGGAGCGGTGTTCGGGGCAGCAGCCCCGCTTGCGGCGGCTGCAGGGGCAGCGGCTATGGGGAACACGGTGGGCTTCGCCGCAGGACAGCTGGCCGGTATGTCAGTGGCGGGGGGCGCCGGGATGGGGAAGGCCGTGGGGGCCATAGTGGCGGCAGCGGCCGGGAAGACAGCCGTGGCGCTGGGGGCGGCCACCggggggctgctgggggggTCCGTGGGCGCCCTGGCCGGGGCGGAGGCTGCCGGGCCAGGGGAGGCAGCCCTGGATGCCCTGGGGCAGGTGAGCCTGATGGGGGCGGCGGCAGTGGGGGTGGCAGCCGGGGTGGGGGGCGccgtgggggctggggctgcccTGGGGGCGGCCCTAGAGGGGGCCACTGTGGGCGTCACTGCCCTGAACGGGGCTGGTACAGCTGCTGTGGGGGCGGTCGGTGTAGCTAACTCTACTGTAGCACAGGGGGTGGGACAGGTAGCTGCCCTGGCGGGGCAGCATGCTGTCACCACCGGGGGCAGTGTTGCTGCTGGAGCCATCCAGTGTGCAGGGTCTGGGGCGGCAGGGGCCACTGTGGGGGAGGCGGTGGCGGCCGGAGGGGTCATGTCGGACGCCGTGGGCACCATGGGGGCCACGGCACGCATCCTGACGGCGGTGGCAGAGATCGGGAAGGCTGCAGCAGGCATGGCTCTGGCGGGAGGCCTGGTGGTCAAGGTGGTGAGGGAGAAGGTCAGGTCCACCATGGACAACAACCACTCAGAGAGGAGGTCCTACGAGATCTACTGGAACAAATGA
- the LOC134039830 gene encoding coiled-coil domain-containing protein 134-like, which produces MLSVCSVFLLVAATASASADPDTHRHDSNLEIYKRLFETKRKDQLNALKNLVELNDINQQYKIIDIMLKGLFKVLEDSRAILIAANMQPDDPFPMDDKIKEAYSHVVENTAFFGDVALRFPRIVHHYYDRNSEWGGLLRWGLRFCNLTGVFTGGAHQHVLTLMSQELGIAEKSPDFTNPYRTERDDLLHTAEAFQKILREEEKRRRKEEKRKEIRKGPRISRSRTEL; this is translated from the exons ATGCTGAGTGTGTGCTCCGTGTTCCTGCTAGTGGCGGCCACAGCCTCGGCCTCTGcagatccagacacacacagacatgactcCAACCTGGAGATCT ACAAGcgcctgtttgagacaaagaGGAAGGATCAGCTGAACGCCCTGAAGAACCTGGTGGAGCTGAACGACATCAACCAGCAGTACAAGATCATAGACATTATGCTCAAAGGCTTGTTCAAG gtgctGGAGGATTCCAGAGCGATCCTAATTGCAGCCAACATGCAGCCTGATGACCCATTCCCCATGGACGACAAGATCAAAGAAG CCTACTCCCATGTGGTGGAGAACACGGCGTTCTTCGGCGACGTGGCTTTGCGGTTCCCCCGCATCGTCCACCATTACTACGACCGCAACTCTGAGTGGGGGGGGCTGCTGCGCTGGGGGCTGCGCTTCTGCAACCTCACCGGGGTCTTCACTGGGGGGGCACACCAGCATGTGCTCACActg aTGTCGCAGGAGCTGGGAATAGCAGAGAAATCTCCTGACTTCACCAACCCCTACCGCACGGAGAGAGACGAT CTGCTTCACACTGCTGAGGCCTTTCAGAAGatcctcagggaggaggagaagaggaggaggaaggaggagaagaggaaagagatcAGAAAAGGCCCACGCATCTCTCGCTCCCGCACTGAGCTATGA